In the Lutra lutra chromosome 12, mLutLut1.2, whole genome shotgun sequence genome, gtctggaattctgatgcgCGCCAGGCCGAGGGTGCCTACGTGACCAGCCGTCCCAAAACCCGCAGGTGCTGTGTCTTCTCAGGGCTTCCCTGGGCAGAAACATGGCGTACACGTTGCCGCATTTTGGTGGTACCAAAGCTCTTTTGGCAAGAGCCTGCTCTGTGTGACCctcatgggagggagggagcacacgAAGCCAGCATGGATTCCTAGGATCCAGTTGTATATTCTTGTTTTGAGGCTGTAATAAACCCAGGCCAGGAGTATAGACATGCGCTGAGTCTCTCTAGCGTATCTCCAGCCCTGGGTCTCGTCCTGGGGCTGGACACACAAGAGCTGTCTTTGGTGTGTAAAGGCAGTGCACGAGGGCGGGATCCTTCAGCCTTGGTGAGCTGTTCCTGCAGCTTAGAGCCCCTCCAGGCTCCCACCTTGCTCAGTGCAGGAAGTGGGTAGGGGGGCATGGGGCAGTTTCAGCAGGCCACCTCAGAATgcaccccccaggtgcccagaagtGCTGAATCCCATCTGGGTGGCACCCCAAAGGCTGCCCCACGGCAGGTCCcactctctacctgctgctcgaGCACGTCTGCCGTCACTGCACGTGAGGCTGCCTTTGCCTCCCCTGCACATCCTGCTTGGCACCTGTGTGCACTTTGGACTGTGACCTGCAAGGCCAGGCCCTGGCAATATTGAACCCTTGGAAAATTCACGGTGTTCCCGGACTGGGGGTCTTTGCAGAAACATTTCCGGGTGCAGTGGATGAGGTGTGGACCCCTGCTTCATCTGCCCAAAGCCAGAACTGCTACTGATTCTGGGCAGAGAGAAAGCCCTTGGCCATTCCAAGCTAAAACAAAGCTGGTGGAAGGTGAGGCCCCCTCTGGTTGTGCGCGGTGCTGCTGGCCCTCACCTGCAAAGGGACGTAGTTGATATTGACAAACTGCGCGGGGGTCCAGACTTGCCAGCTCACGCACAGCGCTGGCCAGAAGCGTCTCCTTATCTGGACAGCGACCGCAGCTGCGTCTTTCCCCTGGAAAGGAGGGGAATGTGGATGGTGAGCAACTGCCACAGCCCTCAGAACTGAAGCTGGGGTGCCAAGGTCTGGAGGGCCCCAAACCCTAACACGATGGGTTTTAAAACTGGATTTTGTTCCATTGCTATGCAGACAGAGCACCTGTGGGCCTGCTTAGCGCTGCAGCTCTAAGGAGCCGACACTCTGGCTGGGGAGTCAGCACCAGTGAGGCAGCCCGCCTGCGTACCCTGTGTCCGCGGCCCTTGTGGGCCTTCCTCACCTGTACCGGCTGACTGAACGCCGGGATTCGTGCTCTTGCCCAAGGGCACCAGAACTGCCATTCATGCCTCGGCTGTCAGTTCTTCCCCAAACAATCTCcaaaatggatgcattttcaAGCAAaacttgaagtttaaaaaaaaaatgaaccccaATAAATTGATTATAAATGTCATCTGAGAGGATAAATGCCCAAGAATAGTCATCTCAGAGAAGAATAGCAAgaagaggcctaaaccactgaagatttaaaaaaaaaatactatgagaTGATGGTAATTAGAAgctaaaaaaggaaagacatacAATGGAAACTAACAGAATCCGGCAAAAGGCCAGAGTGAGGATAATGGCCTGCCCGTACGGGAATGAGAGCGCGATGAAGGGGGTATTTCAGAGCACAGGGGACTGTTCAATAAATGCTAACAAGGCAGTTCGCTGtttaagtgaaaagaaacaagacaaaagtaGATCTCCcacacataaacaaaaaaataagaatactagAGAAAAGTATAGAGTATTTCTATTATCTTTGTGTTTGTCAAAAGGTACAtaatgaaatcataaaagaagaaagtaaagcaGAATATTCCCAGTATCTTCCTTGAAGGAAgcccataaaggaaaaaaaatgacatttgaataCATAAACTTTTTAAACTCCTGTATGGAGAAACACTTTATAAATATAccttatctatatataaatataaataaactttatctAACTTCAAATGTTTAACTTTGTCttcagttaaaagacaaaaacctgaaaaatgggaaaaacttCTGCAGTCTGTATTTGACAAAGTATTAATGtctttaatatatacaaatatacaatcagtgagaaaaaaagcaaacactgatAGAAAATAAGCAGTTCGTAGAAGAAATACactaaacatataaaaagatgttcaacctcataaataaatatgtatacattattttttatgtagcAAATTGcaaactatttaaaagaaaaatacattcatgGTCATCAAGAGTGTGGGAAAACAAAGCTGTGAGGATTGGGCACTCTGGGGTCACAAAGTCTGGGTCTGACTGGACTCATGGGCTTGCAAATTATGGGATCTTAAGCCGTGGGCCTGAGCTTCTGCAAAATGGGCTCGACTTGCAGCTCAAATGGCACAAAGTACTCACTGCAGAGCTTCGAAGGAGCAGTCAACGAACATTAGCTGTTTGTACTCTCCTGTAGCTTTGCAGGAGAACAAGCAAGGACAGCCTCTTTGGACAATGCTAGGATTTAACCAAACAGGAATCCTTACACGAAAGGGACAGGCATGTGGGGGAACGCCGTGCAGTCAACACGTGGGATCTATGATCAGAGAAAAGCTGGATGTTGGGACAGTGCAGGGAATAGAGCCCATGATACTGTCATTCGAGTCGTGTGGTGACTCGTGTGGTGAGCACAGTGGACAGAGAAGCTGAGTCACCGCACTGTAGAGCTGAAACTAACATACCATTGTGTATTGactatattcaaattaaaaaaaaaaggaggggcgcctgggtggctcagtgggttgggccgctgccttcggctcaggtcatgatcccaggtcctgggttcgagccccgcatcgggctttctgctcagcggggagcctgcttcctcctctctctctgcctgcctctctgcttacttgtgatttctctctgtcgaataaataaataaaatcttaaaaaaaaaaaatggagatgcaGAAGCATCTGTACTGTGTGTGGTATAATGTGGTCCCACATATGTCATTTATGTGCTGCGTACTTTACATACTTTTTGGTCTCATATGACCTATGCATTCAGGGTTTTGGtcttttaatgaacatatattccttttgtatttggaagaataaacacCTCTTTTTACTCTCAGGGACTTACTACTAACCAGTTAGGCGGAAGCATCTTTCCTGCTTCCCCCAGGAACACTTTAGACCACAAGGGGTGTTTGCCTCAGGAACAAGAACTCAAGATGCTGCTTTACAATAAAACCTGCAGGGTAGGAGGAGCTAGTGAACCAGGAGGGGACTGGGCTGGGCAGAACCACAGACATGCCTGGTGACTCCGTGTGAACACACCGTTCACGTGGTGGGCTGTAATGTTTTAAATCTATGCCGACATGTTAACCTCTTCAGAGCACTTCTGATGTTTAGGCACTGAGTTAGCACAGGTTCTGTAATACCGTCGGGGGTCTGGAACTTGTTTCATGAATTGCATCGACCCCCTTCTCAGAATCCCGTCGGTATGAAGCAGAATGTATAGGATTACCAAGGAACCAACCACACGGAAATACACCTTTCAGAATACTCAGGAAAAGACCTTAGGATAGATGAGTAGATGTGCTTCCGTATCGACACATTCAGTGACAAGACCTGAAGGCAGGTAGAAGGAGTGACGACACATAAAAGCTATTCTGTCTGTAACAAATGATGTGTGATATTGAGATATTTGTGACATCTTACTGGGGACCAACAGATGCTGCCAGTGCAGCCGGAGTTTGTGTCTGACGTTCATAAAGGGAAGCGAGGGATTTCACTGGAGTCACTGGAGGGTACTGAGAAGTTCACGGACCCTCCGATTTCCACCCCCAGACGCCAGGCAAAGGACCGCTGTGCCAAACAAAGCTATGGCAGAGACCAACCTCCAGGAAGCTCATGATGAGGAAGAACAACAACAGGAAGGCCGGTGCAAAGAGGAGGCGGTCCAGGAGGAGCCTCTTGACCCCAGCCAAGGGGACCTCGGAAGGGATCCAGTGCTCCATGAAGAGGTAGAAGTGACTCAGGGGTCCTGTGAAGAAGAACCTGAGGCCCCATGGAGGGGGTGAGCAGGACTGTCATTCTCTGGGTGTTCCCTTCTTGGGTCCAGGTTCACCCCCAAATCCCAGGTCCTAAACCTTGCCTCCCTGGAGTCGCCCATCACTGACCACACAGGTCTGTGCGGTCCTTCTAAAAAACAGGGGCTTTCTTTGACTCTGTTTcaagcattctttttcttttttctttttgtctttgatagACCTGCCTTGGATCTCCCATCAGTTTCCATGTGGCTACCTCCTTTCAACACTGTCAGCTGGGAGACTTGGTCCATGATTGTTCTGGACAAGAACCCACCACTGTCCCAGCCACTCTCCAGCCCAGGTCCTGTTTTATTATCTTCAGAGTCTGTGTCACTACGTGTCATGATCTCATTTGTTACATCAAATGGTGccctctcggggcgcctgggtggctcagtgggttaaggcctctgcctttggctcaggtcatgatcccagggtcctgggattaagccccgcatcgggctctctgctcagcagggagcctgcttccttcctcctctctctctgcctgcctctctgactacttgtgatctgtcagtcaaataaataaataaaatcttaaaaaaaaaaaatggtgccctCTCTGCCAGACAGAGATAAACGTCACAGGACAGGATCGTGCCTGTCTAATCACTGCATGTGGCCTGGCTCAGACAGGGTCCTCAGGGATAGTAAGCGGATGAATCCCTGGTGTCAGAGCTTCTCCTCCAACCCGCCTGGGCCGTCAGTAAGAGGGAGTCCTGGTGTTGTGCGCGGGCTGGTTAGTACTGCTGCTTTGCATTCCCAAAGGGAGGGTACCTGGGACAGAACTGAACCCAGGCACTGCGGCTACTGGTGCAACAGACCTGTAGCTCTGTAggactcagcaataaaaagatgGGCAGGGACCTACGGGTCTTCCCAATTTTGACACTGGAAGTCCTTACACAAGTGGTTCTCAGCCATTGCTTCCCATCCTGCCACAGGTTAAGTAGCGCAGAGCAGGGCTCCTTAGTGAGAGggagcagactcttaactgaatTTATTCTTTGTTCGGTGCTCTCTCCACTcagggtggggcttgaactcaggaccccgagaccaagagCTGTATGCTGTACCGACTACGACTGAGCTAGCTAGGGGCCTTAAGAGGGAACCGAAGTCTGGCAGATGGAAACTGTGAATGAGTAATGCCACCTAGCGGGTTCGGACGCATTCCTTTCCTCCAGGGCGACTGGTTTTAACTGCATTATGGAAACGTTGTGATGACCGCAACCAATATGCTTAGAAACACAAAGTGATATTTGTGAAGTTCAAATTGACAAAACGACTTGATGCAAAAGACTTCAAAATAATCCATCTATACCGACACTACCATTGGCCAGAGAACTCAGGGAACACTTGACTGGTAAAACTCCTGAATCTCTGTGCTCTTTGCAATTCCAAGTGGTTCAGAAACTGGACACTTTCAGGATGCCTAAGTATTTATTTCCTGCATGcttaaaactatgaaaataatggAGACAGCTGGCCATACTTGcgtctgttttcctctttcatgtctctgtgtcgAAGGCTAACTGAGTTTTAGATGAGTTATCTGCCCTCAGATTCTCAGCCCAATGAAGAATGCCACCCCCGTCCAAGCAATTCAGAATGAACACCCTAACACAGGTTCACATTATCCAGCGTTCTGATTTTTTCCCATGCTATttcaatgcattttaaaaattatgtctccAAATTAGGTCATTTCAGAAACTTAGTCTTGATACCCTTGCTTTGTTTCAATTAGTCTGCTACTGGGTAGACCGGCCCCATGGTGGAACTCACCCATAAATGGCATATCTGAGAGGCCCACTGACATCTAGCTTTTGAgagcagttttctttttcccacttctTCTCAATCATCTGGGCCAGGAAGTTCCCAAGTGCTGACAAAATGCCACTGTGGACAGAAATGTAATCAGAGAACAGGAGCAAGCAGCAGGAGGGTGGCCGTTCCTGAATGTAATCAGCATGGCTGAGCTGAGAGCAGCGTGGGACGGGGAGAGATGGCTCTCTTCTAAGGCAGCCCCAGTGTACAGGCCCTACATCAAAAAGTGGAGACGTagaacttcacacacacacacacacacacacacgcacacgcactcTGCACCCATGCCAGCGTCCTGGGTGTGACGCTGCACTGCAGTGTTACAAAATGTTACCAGTGGGGGAGACTGGGCAAAGTGAACAAGGGATCTCCCTGTATTATTCCTTACAAGCGCATGTAAACCTACAACTACCGCAACATAAATTTCAGTAGAAAGGTGGAGATGGGCCCAGTTACTCCAATACCTTCTGATAAGCTCTGTGTGctaaaaaatccaaaattctttGTATGTCTTTAAGGACCTTAATATGATCCTTGGCTACCTCCTCCCCATCTGGTCCCTTCCTCACTGTTCATTTTCTGCAGCAACAGACTTTCCACTGCTCCATTGTTAGCTTGTTCTTTCCTCAGGACCTTGCACTGGGTACCTCTGCCCAgagctttccctttcccttcgTGCACGGCCTAGTCCCTTCCTTAAGACCTCTGTACTTCCTGTCTAGTTTCTCActagaatagaaagcccagaggGTAGGGGACCTTACCTACCTACTTACTTGCTGCTGGTACTCGACACCCCGAAAGCATGCTGCCCATGTTTATTTAATAAGAGGGGATGAACTtataaaattaactaattaaagcTAACGAAGGAGAGCGATGTCTCGTATAAAGTTTAAAATCCCAAATCAAAGGGTGCAACGAACCAGCAGACCCGGGTGGGGGGCGGCTTTTGTCACCTTTCGCCCAAATGCAAAGCTGCAAGACAAGGAATGCGAACACCTGCCACCCCGCCCGGGAGGCCATGACGCTGGAGGCACGGACCTGAACGCCTCTGACCTCGGAATGAGCGGAGGTGCCAACGGCCAGGGCGGGCCGGACGTGGACCTCCGGCCCGCTCCCACGCACCTTAGGAAGAGGACCTCCAGGGCAGGGGGCCTGACCCCCTCGTTTGGTGCGTTCCTTTGGTCGGGCTCCCTGGCAATGACCTGTCAGAATCAAACGCGCAAACCCCGCCTACGCGGAGCTCTCCGGCCAGTGCAGGGCTTTGGGGGGCACGCGGGGTCTCGCCTTTCGCAGAGAGCGCGTCTCCGGGGCTGCGTCCCCCGCCGGCTGAGGCCGGCCGAGCTCCGGGCTGCCCCCCGCCCGGGGACCCCCTCCGCGGCCGCTCCGCGCAGACCTGGTGGCCGCCTTGGTGAGCACCGGGTAGAGGCGCAGAAGGCGCAGGTACTGGGCGAGCGCCCGCTGCGGCAGCGCCCCGAGCCCCTCCCGGGCCCGCAGCTTGGACGCAGCCGGCGCCATTGCCTCCCCCGC is a window encoding:
- the PXMP2 gene encoding peroxisomal membrane protein 2 isoform X1, which codes for MAPAASKLRAREGLGALPQRALAQYLRLLRLYPVLTKAATSGILSALGNFLAQMIEKKWEKENCSQKLDVSGPLRYAIYGFFFTGPLSHFYLFMEHWIPSEVPLAGVKRLLLDRLLFAPAFLLLFFLIMSFLEGKDAAAVAVQIRRRFWPALCVSWQVWTPAQFVNINYVPLQFRVLFANLVSLFWYMNLASLGK
- the PXMP2 gene encoding peroxisomal membrane protein 2 isoform X2 codes for the protein MAPAASKLRAREGLGALPQRALAQYLRLLRLYPVLTKAATSGILSALGNFLAQMIEKKWEKENCSQKLDVSGPLRYAIYGFFFTGPLSHFYLFMEHWIPSEVPLAGVKRLLLDRLLFAPAFLLLFFLIMSFLEVGLCHSFVWHSGPLPGVWGWKSEGP